TGATTTCTGAAAGGGAACCATCATTGGATTCGATGATGCGTATATTTTCTTTGATGATTTGAGATATCTTTTGCATTTGTTGAAGCTCCTGGAGGCTTATTTCTGCGGTGGAGGCTTCGTTTCGAGCCATATGGGTGATGTTGGAGATTAGTTGGGTGGTGGAACTCATTTCGTTTTGCATAGTCTGAAAGATTTCATTGAGTTTTTCGTTGATGTTTGCTCCCCGCTCGTTTTTCTGCTGCATTTCGTGGATGAGGCTCTCAATCTGACGGGCAGAGTCTGCCGTATGAATGGCAAGCTGTCGTACTTCAGAAGCCACAATAGCAAAACCCTTGCCGTATTCTCCAGCGTGCGAGGCTTCAATGGCAGCGTTCATAGCAAGGATGTTGGATTGGTCGGAAATATCCATAATGAGTTTCACAATTTCGTATACTTTTTTGTTAGTTTCCTGAACAGCTTTTGACGCGTCAAGGAGTTCACTCAGGCCCGAGTGTCCCTCGAAGACAACCTTGGAGAGTTTTTCAAAACGTTCGGAAGAAGAGAGTGTCATATCTATCATGTTTTTAAAAGTAGAGATGACTTTTTGATAGGACTCGATAATACGTTCGAGAACATTTTGTTGAGTGAGATAGTTGGAGATGGCTTTTCGTACCTCTTCCATGGTTTCCTTGAAGCGTTTGTTGGCTTCACGAATCACATCGACCTGGGCTTCATAGTTTTCTCCCGATTCAGTGATGATGTGGGTTACCTCTTCGGCTTCACTTTTGGATTGGTTCATGATGTTGTTGGTAATCTCTCCGGACTTCTGAACAATCTTTTGCATTTCCTGGATAGTGAGAAAGGTGTTTTGAAGTTTTTCAAGGATGCGGTTGATACCTTCGGTCATCATACCAACATCATCAAAGCTGAGGATGAAAACTCTTTTTGAGAGGTCCATAGCTCCCTGAGACAACTGAATGATCTGGTTTCGAAGATTGGAAATGTGGGACTGATTTTCCCAGAGGATGGTGGCAAAGAGAATACTACCCATGATTAACAGGTACATTTCTATAAAGACGAAATGAGAGATAGCATGGGAAAGAGAGGGAATTTCTTGTGAAAGCTGGGCATGATAGATGTAATATATGGCCCCTACGCCACTAAAGACAACGATAAACAGGATAAGAAACAACGCGGGTAAAAAGGTTTTTTGAAAGGTAGAGGAGTATTTTTCTTCTTGTTCTTGGAGAGAAGTGATTCCCATGAGATATTTTGCTTCGAGCCAGGCGAGATGTACCATACGAGTAGTCACCAGACCGTTAAAGACACCAAAACTGAGGGCGAGGGCTACTCGACAGAACCAGTAGAGTGGTTCAAAGGCTTTTTTTTCTACAATCATTTCTCCAAGAAAATTTAATCCCACTCCCGCTGCATAGGCAAAAAGTCCTATCAAAAAGAGAAATCCTTGAATAGTACGAAAGGAATGCATGGCCTTTTTTCTGAGCCACTGGGGAATTTCACTACCTGCACGTATGATATTGATACATCGTGAAACGGGTTTGTAAAAGAGATAAACTATGAAGGAACTTATCGGAGCTAAAATGGAGACGACCACTCCCATTTTGATCCAGAATGAGACGCGTTCAGTGGGAGGCATCATAAAAATGTAAGGAAGAATAAGAGAATACAAAAAGATTGAGATATAGACACTAAAAAGTACAGCCACTAAAACACGAAAGGTGAGAGATGTTTTCTTCATGGTGCTAAGCCCCTTTTTTGTTACTTCTTTAAAAGAATCGACAGGAAATAAAGAAATCTTGATTTTTGTAGGGGTTTAAGTGTACTTTTAGATTTTTTCTTTTTTAGCAATACAGGTGAAGACCTCGGTATTTTCGTCTATTCCACGATCAAACACACACTGCCAGTCATAATTGTCGACAATCTCGATGAGTTTTCCGACGGCGAGGGAGAGGGTAATACAGATCGTGTCTTCGTGACGCATAGCGGATTCTACGGAGATACCTGGTTGGTTGAGATAGGGGTATTTTTCTTTGATTGTATTGACATCAATAACTTCCATAATCCCACCTTTGATAAAAATAGTATAAGGCAACAAAGGAGAAAATGCAACTTTTGGAAATACGTATGAGCTTCTGCTTCTTTTACGAATTTAGCCGTACTGAATTCTCTCCGATGACTGTCACCACAATACTACGGGTGCTTCGTGGTCCATCAAACTCACAGAGAAAGATGTTTTGCCACGTGGAGAGGCCAAGTTTGCCATTGATAATAGGGATGGTTTCAGAGGGTCCAACGAGGCCAGATTTGAGGTGGGCATCTCCATTTCCATCTTGCTGGTCATGACGCCAGACACCCCGGGGGATGATACGACGAAGCAGATCAATCACATCCTCCTGGACGGAGGTGTCCCAGTTTTCCTGAATCATGATGGCGGAAGTAGCCCCCTGGACATAAACATTGCAGAGGCCGTAAAGGATACCACTTTCTTGAACAATACGCTCAATCTGCTTGGTAATGTCTATGAGTTCTTCTCTTTTGGTGGTGGTGACGGTTATCGTTTTTTGAAAACAGGACATTCCTATGCTCCTTCAAGTAGTAGAGATAGTATACCACAAAAAGGGAAAAAAGAAAAGCCAGGAAAATTTTCCTGGCTTTTGGTTTTAGCGAAGTTTTTCTCGTAACCCCGGGATGGTATAGCCGTACGTGTCTTTCATGTCTCGGAGGGGTTTGTCTATGGGAATGTCTTTGGGTAGCCCGAGTCTTTTGATAACCTCTTCTGGGGAGAGTTTGAGTGAGTTTGCGATCTCCTGGATGGTCATTGTTCCCTCGAGGAAAAAGCCTTCGGTTTGAGAAGAGGGGCCTTCAGTTTTAGAAGAGGAGGAGGGAGTTTGTCCGGAAGAAGGTTGTTTTTGTGGGAGAGTTTCTATTTGTTGTGAGTTAGTGGCTTTGGAAAGAAGATTTCTGACGACTTCTCTTACTGTTTCGGTTTCCCAATTGGTGATACCTGCCAGGGTTCCAATATCTTTGATACGTGTTTCAAGAGGAATCTTTGTTTCTGAAAGTTGAAGGGCTTGATAAAAATCTTGTTTCTCTAAATGAAAGCTCTCAAGAACCTCCCCAAGGGTTGTAGATCCTTTGATATCATCAGGTGATAGGGAAGCGGTTTTTGCCTTTTCAGAGAGAGGAATATCGCTAAAGCGCGCTTGACCTGTGAGAGCTGCGACACTTACCAGGGTGATAGAGATGCCCAGCCCAATAAGAGCAATGGTGAAAGGGGAAAGCTTTTTGCGCCACCAGGTGTTAGAGAGGGTGGACTTTTTGGTAGGACAAATGGTAACACATTCCTGGCAATTGATGCACTCTAAAGAGGTGATATTCGCCGTATGTTCCACATCAATATTCATGGGACAGGTCTTGGTGCAGAGAGAACAATGAATACAGGTTTGGTTATCTCGGCGTATGCGAAATGGACTCAGGCGGCTTACCAGAGCAAGGAAAGCTCCGAGGGGACAAAGATACTTACAGAAAAACCTTTCATAGAAAAAAGAAAGCCCAAGACTGACTATCAGGATGATAAGACCAATGGCGAATTCTTCCCAGAGTTCTGAGAATCCCGCAGCGAGATGACCGTAAGCGGCAAAAGGATCGTAGGGTCGTATGATAAGGGTGCCAGCTTTCCAGGTGAAGTATAAGATACCAAAGAGAGCGATGTATTTTAGCCAACGAAGGGGACGATCGATAACTTTTGGCATGATGAAGCGTTTTTTGAGAAGTTTTTTCCCCAGCCAGCCAAAGATACCTTGAAGTACCCCGAGAGCGCATATCCATCCACAGAAGAAACGGCCGGCCACAAGGGCGAGAATGATAGTTGCCCCCAAAAGAACAAACGAAGAAGGCTGAATTTTCTGGAGAATAGCGTTTTCTGCAACGAGTTTGTACAGACCTTCAAGTCCTCCAAAAGGGCAGAGCGCATCGACAGATGGAAAACCAGGAAGTTTTTGGTGAAGTACCGTGAGTATGGTTACAAGAGCAAGAAAGAAACCCAGGGAAAAGAGACGAAAGATTTGAACCGAATGAGGTTTTTTCATAATTCCTCCTTACAGCTAGTATCTTGTTATAATAAGACCTTAGGCGAGAGAAAAGTTGCAAATTTTTATAAAGAGTATCTTTATCTTTAAAAAATCACAAGGGATTTTTCTTTTCTTTTTCGAGATTTTTTTGAGCGACAGAGAGTCCGTACCATTTGAGCGGATTGAGCACCATCGTACCGTCTCGAATCTCAAGATAGAAAAAACTGTTTTTTTGAATACTGGCAATAATGGTTTCTGATGAGAGTTTTTGTCCTTTGCGAACTGTGATCGTATCCAGCTCTCCAAAAACAATACGTTTTTCCTGTCCTAAAGAGACGATGACGACGTTCCCAAAACCATAAAGCCAGCCTGTATATTCCACTACTCCAGTTGTGGTTGCGCGAAGCACCGTATTTTCTTTGACCTGGACTCTCACACCACGTGGAGTATTTTCGAGAGAAAGGATGAGTTTCCGATCAACGGGGAAATCACCTGACCATGCAAGATGCTGGTTTGTTGGTGGTTTAGGAGGAGGGTGCTTTTCCCCAGTGGTAGTATAGATGCGGAGTTTTTCACCGGGGTAGATGGTGGGAGAATTTTTGGTATTCCATTGTTGGATGTCGGTGGTTTTCACGTTGTAAAGTTTTGCAATGCTGTAAAGGGTTTCTCCACTTCTGACAGTATGCCAGAGCGTTTGCTGTTTTTTTAAAGAGGCAGGATTTTCGGATGAATGAGAAGGAGAAAAAGAGTTTGAGGAAGAAGGATTGTTCTTAAAAATGGGGATAAGGAGTTTTTGTCCTGTATAGAGATTTTCGTCGGGAAGTTGATTGCAGAGAATAATGCTAGGCAGGGGTGTAGAAAATCTCCGTGAGAGAGCGATAAGGGTATCCCCGGACTGAACGGTGTATTCCTGGAGTTCGTCAGGGATGGCGAGTTTCTGGCCTACCCGGAGGGTATCTGAGGTAAGTTCATTTATTCGTCGAATGGCGGCAACAGGTATTCCTATTTTCCGTGAGATGCCGAGAAGCGTATCACCTGGTTGAACAACGTAATCGACAGCATAGAAAGAGACAGCACGGAGTACAAAAAGAAGGGAAAGATATCCTTTCCATTTCACCATTTTCTTTTTTATCGGCATTTTTTTTGTGGTTCTAAAAAAGAAAAGGCGCCTTACGGCGCCTTCAAGGATGCGGGTGTTTGTCTTAGGCTGTTTTGACTTCGATCTGACGAGGCTTGAAGTCCTCAGCTTTGTTGAGGGTAATGGTGAGAATACCATCCTGATAGGATGCCTCAATGGTTTCGCGGTTGACTTTTGGTCCAATGCGGAACTCTCGGTGATATTCTCCAAGCTCGAATTCGGTATCAATGGGGCGCCATTCTTTGCCGATTTCGACCGTTTTGGCCTCAACAATCAATCTCTCCTCATCGACCTTGACAGAGAGAGTGGATTTGTCTATGCCAGGCATCTCCATCAGGATGACATAGGCATTTTCGTTTTCGTAGATATCAGAAGCGGGGATGAGTTTGCGTTTTTCCATACGTACCTCCTTACTTTACCTTGACTTCGATCTTTTTGGGTTCTTTTTTCTCACGTTTTGGTAAAAAGACCAACAGGATCCCATCGATGAGCTTGGCTTCAATCCTGGTTGGATCAACTTCTGCGGAGAGGCGATAGCTTCGGCTTTCGATGGGTTTGAGACGCTCTCTTCGGATCCATTTAACGTTGTCGTTTTGTTCCTCGCTGGGCTTGAGGGTGATGGTGAGAAGGTCATTTTCATAATGGACCTCTACACCTTCCTTTTTGATACCAGGAGCCAGCATCTGGATCATGTAGCCACTTTCGTTTTCGTAAATATTGGCGTAGTTTAAGCGCATCTCTCGCGCTTCTTCCCAGAAGAAGGGAGTGTCAAGCAGACTATTCATGAGATGTTTCATTCTCTCAAGTTCATAAAAGATGTTCGTCATAAAAACCTCCTTACGAAATCTTTACATCAATTTTTTTGGTTTTGGACTCACCGACTTTGGGGAGTTCAATGGTGAGCACTCCTTTCTTGTACTCAGCTTTCGCTTTGTTTGCATCTACCTCTCGAGGGAGTTCAATACTTCGACAGAAACTCCCCTCAAATCGCTCAATGCGATGATAGTTCTTGTTCTTTTCTTCTCGCTTCTCTGAGCGGCTTCCACTGATGGTGAGGATGTTGTTAGAAAGCTCAACTTTAATGTCTTTTTCATCCATGCCGGGGAGATCTGCCTTGACCACGATGGCTTTGTCAGTCTCCTCGAGATCCACGTTAAAGGACCATGGGGTCCCATCAAAGGTCGTTACCCAGTCTGTTCGGAAAAAATCATCCAACCAGCTTATAGGGTTTGTGTTTCTCCGAATCAGTTTCATAGGCTACCTCCTTTTTTTGTTTTTTTCTTCGTAAAAGATTTAGCAAAAAGCGTGCCAAAAAAATTATGAAAAAGGGATAAAAATGTCGGAAAAAAATGAGCAGAATGAGTTTTTTTGAGCTCTTTTTTTATAAATGTTTCTTTTTGACTCATTTTTAGAATTGTGATTTTGTTTCTTTTTGAAACATTTTTTTATTTTTTTTTGCTGTTGTGGTTTAAAAATATACATTTTTCCCTATTGCAAAAAAAATTTTTTTGTAGTATACTAAACTCAGGAAAAAAGTTTTAAATATGCCCAGGCAAAGGGTAAAGAAAGAGGTAGGGTATGAAAATCGAAAGTCCTGCATTTTCGCATGGGGGGATGATTCCTTCCCTTTATACGTGTGATGGGAGGGATATTTCTCCTGAATTGGTGTGGGATGGTGTGCCGGAGAATTCTCAGAGTCTGGTGCTTTTATGTGAGGATCCGGATGCACCGGGAGGGCTTTTTGTTCACTGGGTGTTGTTTGATATTCCTCCTGCGGTAAAAGGGCTCCCCCAGAATGTTTCGGGGAATGAACTGGCTCGTTTGGGTGCAAAACAGGGGAGAACGGACTTTGGAGGGATTGGATACGGTGGTCCCTGCCCGCCTTCTGGGGTGCATCGATATTTTTTTCGGTTGTATGCGCTGGGTGTGGTACTGGGGTTACCTGAGGGGGCAACTCGTTCTCAGGTAGTTCGGGCAATGGATGGGCATATCCTTGATAAAGCTGAAATCATGGGGAATTATCATCGGCAGAGATAGTTTTTTGAAATTGTTTTAAGGAGAGAGAATGAAATATGTGGTGATTACAGGGGTTTCTCGTGGACTGGGGAAGTCTCTGGCGAAGGCTTTTTTGTTTTCAGGGTGGGGGGTGATTGGCATCTCAAGAACAAGTGATGGTGGTCTGGAGGAGGAAGCAAAAAAAATGGGCAAAAGCTATGTGTTTGTACCGTGGGATTTGACAGAACTTGAGACGCTTGAGTCTTTGGCGGAAAAGATGGTTTCTCTGGTACCTGGTGATAGTGAAGAGGTGGTTTTGGTTCATAATGCTGGAGAGATGCAACCTGTTACTGAGATTAAAAATCTTTCTTACAAAGAGGTGGAACATAATTTTATTCTCAATACCGTCTCGGTCATTGTGTTGACGGCAGCTTTTTTACGTAAAGTTGGTGGGAGGTTTCCTTTTCTCCAGCTCGTATTTATTTCGAGTCGCTCCGTGATTTCTCCCAGGCGGCTCTGGGCTGTGTATGGGGCAGCCAAAGCAGGTGTAGATCATTTTGTTTCTTCGTTAGCGTTGGAGTATAAAGGGAAAGACAATATGAGAGCCATAGCGATTCATCCTCCGGCAATGGATACTGAGATGAGAAAAAATTATCTTAAGAGACGATCTTTTTTATTCTGGCTGTGGGACTGGATTGAGCGATACGTTCTGAGACAGAAAAAGGTATATGATCCTGATCTGGTAGCATGGAAGCTTTTTTATCTCATTGAAAAGCACTCACTTCCGTCGGGATCGGTGTGGCGATGGGAATAAGTGCTACTGAAAGAGGGCATCAAGGGTACGCTGAAAGTCTTCTGATTGTTTTTGCCAGAAGCCCTCAGCACGACGAATTTCCGCACGAATAGCATCGTAGTCATAGGTGAGTGGTGAACCGGGGGAGATACGGGATGCGAGACTCTGACGTATAAGATCGGGAGTGACCTCAAGCTTGGATATTTGTTTGGCCGCTTCTCGGTAGGCATCCCGGAAGGGTTTGCCTTTGCGAACGGCTTGAAAAACGAGGTCGGTAGCAAAGAGTCCAGGGGAGAGGAGGCTTTTGATTCTCTCCTCGTTGAAACGGATATTTTCCAGAACAAGAGAGAGGATATCGAGGGTTTCTTCAACGATGGCAAAGCTTCGCATGAGGGGTTCTTTGGTTTCCTGCATGTCTCGATTGTAGCCGGAGAGGAGACCGGTGGTCATGCTTTTGATCTGGGAGGCGTAGGACTGAACGACCGATGCTTTGGCGCGCACCAGTTCCATGACGTCGAGATTTCTTTTTTGAGGCATGAGGGAACTCCCCGTCGTGATAGCTCCTGTTGTTTCGATGAAGAGGAGCTCGTCCATATTCCAGGTGAGAAGATCAGCAGCAAGCCGTGAACCATCAAGCATCCAGTTCCAGAGGGCATCAACGATCATGGCCTCAAACTTGCCCCGTGAGTTTTGAACGGCGAGAGGACTGTAGTGGATACGACCAAATCCCAGGAGTCGAGTGGTCATATCCCTATCAAGAGGGAGAGGAACACCAAAACCACTTCCGGTACCAAGGGGATTGGCGTCTATGAGTTTGTAAATGTTTTCGAGGTGAAAGAGATTGTCCATGCCCAGTTCAATAAAACCAGCCATCCAGAATCCCACCGTCATGAGCATCGCCTGTTTGGTATGGGTATAACCGGGAAGAATGGTCTGGTAATGGGATTCGCCGAGGTTAGCCATGGTTTTGAGGAGGTTGATGGCCTTGAGGGCGGTGGAGAGAAGGTGGTTTTTTTCGTAAAGCCTGAGGACTACCATGACTTGATCGTTACGGCTTCTCCCCGTATGGAGTTTTTTCCCGGTCTCCTGGAGTTTTTCAGTGAGCTGGTTTTCTAGTTTGGAGTGGATATCTTCATCAGCGATGGTGAGGGGTATCTCTTTCCCATGCTGATGAAAAAGTTCAATAATAGTTTGTTTTATGTCCTGGTATTCTTTCTCTGAGAGAATTCCAATCTTGTAAAGCATGGCGGCGTGAGCAAGACTTGCTGCCATCTCGTAAAAATAGAGTTTTCCGTCGAGAAGGTAATCCTGTCCTACTTCGTAGGATTCAACGAGGGGATGAAGATTTTCACCACCTTTTTCCCAGACCTTTGCCATGGTTTGCTCCTATATTTTCCATTGGGTTTGTACCTTGACATCAAAGATAACAAGCAGGAAAAAAACAAGATTAAACAATGTCCAAACCGGGAGATAAAACAGATAAAAAAGGATAAACTCCCACCATACAAATCGCATATGAAAATGTTTTGCCACTCCCCAGTAGATTCCCATCGTGAATCCCAGAGCAAGAAGGAAGGGGATGTAACTTCCTCCGGCAAGGAAACTGTACTGGATAAAGTTAAAGAGCAGGGCAGATGTAAAACTCCATGCATGAGAGACTAACATCACAAGAGCTGCCAGAATCTTGAGTCGAAATACATGAAGAAGAATATAGGCAAGGACATATGCCGCTATTGGTAGAATAAAGACCCCTATTGCAAGAAGAAGGGCGGGAAAGGAAAGGCTTTTTTTGAGGACATCGAGGAAGTACCATTTAAACCAGAGAACGTTGTTGAGTGCCCATCGTTTTCTTTGAATAAGCCAGTCTTTTAAGGTGTCGGAGACCCCATTGGTAACTTTAAGCTCTGGCGGAAAAGCAAATCGACCATGGTGGATAAAGGATCGTGCGGCAAAATCCATGTCTTCATTGATGACACGTCGAAACCCACCGAGTTTGTCAAACCATGCTTTTTGTACGGCAAAACAGGCGCCATTCATGGATGGGGAGTGTCCGGAAAGTTTTGCGAGAAGATAGGTTGCCGTGACGAATCCCATGAATTCATAGCTCATCATAGCGGAGATAAAGGTATTCACGCGGGCTTCTTTGGGCATTTCTACGATGTGGTTGTTTTCAAGATAGATCGCGAGTTTTTTGAGAAAGTATTTATCCTGTGGAAAGATGATGTCGTTATCAATGAAGAGAAGAGCGTCTGTTTGAAGGGTACGGGTTACGTCATTTAAAGACATAACCTTGCCTTTTTGTATACCGTTGTAGTGGATACGGATATGGTTTCGATAAAGGTCAAGGATACTCTCGATAGCTTCATTGGTAGGACCATCCACGACGACGATAATTTCTTTTTCGGCATAATCAAAAAAAAGGAGACGTTCAATGATGCTTTTGAGGTCTCTGGGATCACGGTAAACGGTGATAAGAGCGGTGATTTTCATCCTTATGCTCTCATAAGGGTGTACATGATTGCCTTCTGGATGTGGAGACGGTTCTCAGCCTCATCCCAGACAACTGAGTTTGGTCCCTCGATAACACTGTCGGTGACCTCTTCCCCTCTGTGCGCGGGCAGACAGTGCATGAAGAGGTAATCTTTTTTAGCGTATTTTACAAGCTCTTCGTTGATTTGAAAACCTTGAAAATCCTTGAGGCGTTTCTGGGATTCTTCTTCTTGACCCATGGAGGTCCAGACGTCCGTGTATACCACATCAGCGTTTTGAATGGCTTCTTTTGGATTATTGGTGAAGAGGAGTTCACTTCCTGAGGTTTGGGCGTTGTGTGTCATCATGTCTTTGATTCTTGGGTCTATTTCGTAGTTTTTGGGGCTGGCAATAGAAAAGTGTGCTCCGAGCTGGCTGGCAAGGAGTCCCAGCGCATGAGCCATGTTGTTCCCATCTCCAATGTAGCAGAAACGGATGCCTCTAATATACCCTTTTTTCTCCAGGATGGTTTGAAAATCGGCCATGGCCTGGCATGGATGAAGCCAGTCGGAAAGGCCATTGATAACGGGAATAGTAGCGTATTTTGCAAGTTCTTCAACCCTTTCGTGGCCAAAGGTGCGAATCATGATGCCATCTACGTAGCGTGAGAGAACACGGGCTGTGTCGGCTATAGGTTCACCCCGCCCAAGCTGGATGTCTCGACTGCTTAAGAAAAATCCTATACCACCGAGTTCGTAGATCCCGGCTTCAAAAGAAACCCTTGTTCGGGTGGAAGATTTTTCAAATATCATGGCAAGTTTTTTGCCTTTGAGAGAGTTGGCGTATCTTTTTTTGTTGTGTTTCATACGGATGCCGAGATGAATGATGTCAAGAAGTTGCTGAGGAGTAAAATCCTGGGTAGTGAGAAAATCTTTTGGGAGAGTTTTCATGGCAATGTCTCCTTATTTAAAGGAATAGGATATTTAGTATACATGGATTTGTGTTTTTTTGCAAGAAATGAGAGTAATTCTTCCGTGTCATTTACGATGCTCAAGGGAGCTATTACCTTTTTGCAGGAAGGATAAAAAATCTGGTAGGTATTTCCTTGTTGCAGGTTGGTTTCTTATAGCAAGGGAAAAGTTTGTCAGAATTAGCACGAAAATGCTATTACCTTATCGCAGTGAGAAGAAAAAATTCCCACGGCTCTTCCTTATAGTACAGTT
This sequence is a window from Thermospira aquatica. Protein-coding genes within it:
- a CDS encoding glycosyltransferase; this translates as MKITALITVYRDPRDLKSIIERLLFFDYAEKEIIVVVDGPTNEAIESILDLYRNHIRIHYNGIQKGKVMSLNDVTRTLQTDALLFIDNDIIFPQDKYFLKKLAIYLENNHIVEMPKEARVNTFISAMMSYEFMGFVTATYLLAKLSGHSPSMNGACFAVQKAWFDKLGGFRRVINEDMDFAARSFIHHGRFAFPPELKVTNGVSDTLKDWLIQRKRWALNNVLWFKWYFLDVLKKSLSFPALLLAIGVFILPIAAYVLAYILLHVFRLKILAALVMLVSHAWSFTSALLFNFIQYSFLAGGSYIPFLLALGFTMGIYWGVAKHFHMRFVWWEFILFYLFYLPVWTLFNLVFFLLVIFDVKVQTQWKI
- the argF gene encoding ornithine carbamoyltransferase, which encodes MKTLPKDFLTTQDFTPQQLLDIIHLGIRMKHNKKRYANSLKGKKLAMIFEKSSTRTRVSFEAGIYELGGIGFFLSSRDIQLGRGEPIADTARVLSRYVDGIMIRTFGHERVEELAKYATIPVINGLSDWLHPCQAMADFQTILEKKGYIRGIRFCYIGDGNNMAHALGLLASQLGAHFSIASPKNYEIDPRIKDMMTHNAQTSGSELLFTNNPKEAIQNADVVYTDVWTSMGQEEESQKRLKDFQGFQINEELVKYAKKDYLFMHCLPAHRGEEVTDSVIEGPNSVVWDEAENRLHIQKAIMYTLMRA
- a CDS encoding SDR family NAD(P)-dependent oxidoreductase, with product MKYVVITGVSRGLGKSLAKAFLFSGWGVIGISRTSDGGLEEEAKKMGKSYVFVPWDLTELETLESLAEKMVSLVPGDSEEVVLVHNAGEMQPVTEIKNLSYKEVEHNFILNTVSVIVLTAAFLRKVGGRFPFLQLVFISSRSVISPRRLWAVYGAAKAGVDHFVSSLALEYKGKDNMRAIAIHPPAMDTEMRKNYLKRRSFLFWLWDWIERYVLRQKKVYDPDLVAWKLFYLIEKHSLPSGSVWRWE
- a CDS encoding Hsp20/alpha crystallin family protein; protein product: MTNIFYELERMKHLMNSLLDTPFFWEEAREMRLNYANIYENESGYMIQMLAPGIKKEGVEVHYENDLLTITLKPSEEQNDNVKWIRRERLKPIESRSYRLSAEVDPTRIEAKLIDGILLVFLPKREKKEPKKIEVKVK
- a CDS encoding lyase family protein; this encodes MAKVWEKGGENLHPLVESYEVGQDYLLDGKLYFYEMAASLAHAAMLYKIGILSEKEYQDIKQTIIELFHQHGKEIPLTIADEDIHSKLENQLTEKLQETGKKLHTGRSRNDQVMVVLRLYEKNHLLSTALKAINLLKTMANLGESHYQTILPGYTHTKQAMLMTVGFWMAGFIELGMDNLFHLENIYKLIDANPLGTGSGFGVPLPLDRDMTTRLLGFGRIHYSPLAVQNSRGKFEAMIVDALWNWMLDGSRLAADLLTWNMDELLFIETTGAITTGSSLMPQKRNLDVMELVRAKASVVQSYASQIKSMTTGLLSGYNRDMQETKEPLMRSFAIVEETLDILSLVLENIRFNEERIKSLLSPGLFATDLVFQAVRKGKPFRDAYREAAKQISKLEVTPDLIRQSLASRISPGSPLTYDYDAIRAEIRRAEGFWQKQSEDFQRTLDALFQ
- a CDS encoding 4Fe-4S binding protein, with amino-acid sequence MKKPHSVQIFRLFSLGFFLALVTILTVLHQKLPGFPSVDALCPFGGLEGLYKLVAENAILQKIQPSSFVLLGATIILALVAGRFFCGWICALGVLQGIFGWLGKKLLKKRFIMPKVIDRPLRWLKYIALFGILYFTWKAGTLIIRPYDPFAAYGHLAAGFSELWEEFAIGLIILIVSLGLSFFYERFFCKYLCPLGAFLALVSRLSPFRIRRDNQTCIHCSLCTKTCPMNIDVEHTANITSLECINCQECVTICPTKKSTLSNTWWRKKLSPFTIALIGLGISITLVSVAALTGQARFSDIPLSEKAKTASLSPDDIKGSTTLGEVLESFHLEKQDFYQALQLSETKIPLETRIKDIGTLAGITNWETETVREVVRNLLSKATNSQQIETLPQKQPSSGQTPSSSSKTEGPSSQTEGFFLEGTMTIQEIANSLKLSPEEVIKRLGLPKDIPIDKPLRDMKDTYGYTIPGLREKLR
- a CDS encoding methyl-accepting chemotaxis protein, with product MKKTSLTFRVLVAVLFSVYISIFLYSLILPYIFMMPPTERVSFWIKMGVVVSILAPISSFIVYLFYKPVSRCINIIRAGSEIPQWLRKKAMHSFRTIQGFLFLIGLFAYAAGVGLNFLGEMIVEKKAFEPLYWFCRVALALSFGVFNGLVTTRMVHLAWLEAKYLMGITSLQEQEEKYSSTFQKTFLPALFLILFIVVFSGVGAIYYIYHAQLSQEIPSLSHAISHFVFIEMYLLIMGSILFATILWENQSHISNLRNQIIQLSQGAMDLSKRVFILSFDDVGMMTEGINRILEKLQNTFLTIQEMQKIVQKSGEITNNIMNQSKSEAEEVTHIITESGENYEAQVDVIREANKRFKETMEEVRKAISNYLTQQNVLERIIESYQKVISTFKNMIDMTLSSSERFEKLSKVVFEGHSGLSELLDASKAVQETNKKVYEIVKLIMDISDQSNILAMNAAIEASHAGEYGKGFAIVASEVRQLAIHTADSARQIESLIHEMQQKNERGANINEKLNEIFQTMQNEMSSTTQLISNITHMARNEASTAEISLQELQQMQKISQIIKENIRIIESNDGSLSEIMTGLGETAEKLAELSKRLMDGISFITSSYTRIGEAFSKSFEAIQQLDRAIASFRIQDE
- a CDS encoding YbhB/YbcL family Raf kinase inhibitor-like protein, with the protein product MKIESPAFSHGGMIPSLYTCDGRDISPELVWDGVPENSQSLVLLCEDPDAPGGLFVHWVLFDIPPAVKGLPQNVSGNELARLGAKQGRTDFGGIGYGGPCPPSGVHRYFFRLYALGVVLGLPEGATRSQVVRAMDGHILDKAEIMGNYHRQR
- a CDS encoding Hsp20/alpha crystallin family protein, which codes for MEKRKLIPASDIYENENAYVILMEMPGIDKSTLSVKVDEERLIVEAKTVEIGKEWRPIDTEFELGEYHREFRIGPKVNRETIEASYQDGILTITLNKAEDFKPRQIEVKTA
- a CDS encoding secondary thiamine-phosphate synthase enzyme YjbQ, whose product is MSCFQKTITVTTTKREELIDITKQIERIVQESGILYGLCNVYVQGATSAIMIQENWDTSVQEDVIDLLRRIIPRGVWRHDQQDGNGDAHLKSGLVGPSETIPIINGKLGLSTWQNIFLCEFDGPRSTRSIVVTVIGENSVRLNS
- a CDS encoding LysM peptidoglycan-binding domain-containing protein, producing MKWKGYLSLLFVLRAVSFYAVDYVVQPGDTLLGISRKIGIPVAAIRRINELTSDTLRVGQKLAIPDELQEYTVQSGDTLIALSRRFSTPLPSIILCNQLPDENLYTGQKLLIPIFKNNPSSSNSFSPSHSSENPASLKKQQTLWHTVRSGETLYSIAKLYNVKTTDIQQWNTKNSPTIYPGEKLRIYTTTGEKHPPPKPPTNQHLAWSGDFPVDRKLILSLENTPRGVRVQVKENTVLRATTTGVVEYTGWLYGFGNVVIVSLGQEKRIVFGELDTITVRKGQKLSSETIIASIQKNSFFYLEIRDGTMVLNPLKWYGLSVAQKNLEKEKKNPL
- a CDS encoding Hsp20/alpha crystallin family protein → MKLIRRNTNPISWLDDFFRTDWVTTFDGTPWSFNVDLEETDKAIVVKADLPGMDEKDIKVELSNNILTISGSRSEKREEKNKNYHRIERFEGSFCRSIELPREVDANKAKAEYKKGVLTIELPKVGESKTKKIDVKIS